From Platichthys flesus chromosome 19, fPlaFle2.1, whole genome shotgun sequence:
AGCTTATTCATGTCTCGGACAAGAGGGAGAGTCGCACAGCATCTGACCTTTTGTAGAGGAAGTACAAGGAACGCTCCTCCCCCGCTGGCATCGATGATGATGGCAACAAACTTGGGGTTGACGGCGCAGAAGGAGCTGTCCCATGTGACCCTGGAGACGCGGATATCATCATAGCACTGGTCGTTCCTCTGGGCCTGGCCGAAGACATGACGGAACTTGCTCTGTCGCACAACTCGCCGCAACATATCTGCGGAGAGAAATAAGAGCAAGTACATTAACCCGCAGCTCCGGGATAATTTTTACAACATCCTTTTGTATAAAAAATGGAAAGTGGCAGATATAAAATTCCGAAGTGAGCATCCTTCTGTCACCGCTGAGCCTGCTGAGGAAACCTTGAAGGGGAACGTTGGGCTGGAGCCAGCACCGTCTGTCTGATGTGAGATTACATTTATTCCCAGTGACTCAGTTTGTTCCTGTGCATGCAAAGCAAATAAATCAGCTCTTCCCACTGGAAAACATGAGACGCTGTTTTTTTTGGTCCTCCAGCTGTGTTTACCTCCTTATCTACGGGCAATGTCCCAAACGTCTGAGAGGAAAAAGGGCTCAAGTTCTGCAAACGCAGGGATGTTGAGGTTGTTTCTATGTTTAGGTGGAAAGATTTATATCAACAATACAGTTTGTCAACTGAGgcaaaaaatataaactgtatattcaTCAAACTGCCTGGCATCTCCAGTTCCAATTAAATAAACGTCATATATATTTTAGCATTCACAGTGTGGGGAGAGTTCTTGGCTACACAAATCTTTAGCAGTCTTTATGAGTAGAGGCTTTGTGGACTTTATGATGACGCCTGGTAAAGTTACTTCCATTTCTGCAAATGACAGCAAAACCCAAATCTGCAACCACGCTGATTCATTCAGGGAAAAAATGAGGCAACTCTTTCAAGGTTTAagatgaagacattttaaagGGAACTCACTTCCTATTATAAACCCCACGTTCATGTTTCTAgtaaaatctgaatctgaaataGCTCTATATCCTTTTTACGCCTTTATGACATTTGAATATTATTTCCTGAAAACTATAGCATCATCATTTCATCTTTCTGTATTAAAAGTTGAATTAATCAATGATTCATCCTTTGCCTTCCCTGGCTAcaaggacaaaaagaaaaattcaaGTGGTAACAATACAATTCTTGAATGAGTCTTGTtctcaaattgaaaaaaaaatcaaaatttgGGGACATATTGCAGCTTGGTTATAATTTAGGATCTATTTCATTGGGACACAATGAAAGCGGTCCTCAGTGACATTTGACTCTATCTTTGAAACAGTGGGCACACCACAGATGGCCTGTTACTGCACCGAGATTTTGGAGATGCTTTAAATTCGGCTCTCATTGTGGCTCTGAACTCGCTCACTCTCTTTTCTGCTTCAAGAGATGTCGTTTATCAAGTACAGACAAATATTCCCACGTCAGAGTCGAGTGTTGGCTTCAGGAGATCTGCGGCCGCGAcatgaaaagcaaacacaaatagAAATTCCTCCTGGAACTTGCCTTGTCTTAGCACAATCGACTGTAGAGCCTGAGTGATCGAGATATTTCACAGTTGTAGTTACATGCTTTGCGGTGTAATTGTGTGGAAACGATGGCGCCGCAGGGCAGTAATTACGCTGCCAGTCTGAGGCCACGTACTGTGCTGGTACACCGGATGCTGCGATTTGTCTCCAGTGAAGATGCCATCACACCAAACCACCTGCTTCTTCACGTTCAATCACAGACGATGAAAATGGAACGGATGAATCACAGCCGCCTGGTTCCAGTATAGAAACTTGGATTTGCTTTCATGCTTTGCTTTCAACAGAATAGTTTTGCAAAAAATTGGACAAAATGTAGATTAAAGATATGATTATAAATGTAgtatatgtgttttttaatgattaTAATGCTACAACACTAGGCATTACGTTGCAATGCCCCAATCTGAATACAATTATATAACCTTTAAGCCAGTATTTACTAATACAACCTCACGAGTGCTTTCAGTTATTTGACCTGAAAGAGGAAACTTGAGGTAACAGTGGTTGTGTTGAACACAGTCAAACTTAATGATATTTCAAGCTCATATTAGCGGCGGGCAATAAAAACATactatttgtaaaatgttttgctgttggaataataatgtgacattcaTCTTGATAATTGTTGATGAGCGTATCGCCCACCCTTAGATCTAGCGGCCAATATAAGCAGCCAAGTGTAAAACTGGTTGAGCTCTAACACGCAGCCTCAGACACTTTAATCAGTGATAATGTGAGATAACGATCGGGTTTAAAATGGATTACTGGACACGACTCGTCTTATGAATCCCACACTCCTCCTGTAAAGGCCTTCACAGAGTCCTGATCACTGACCAGgctcctgcagagctgcacgATGCCTGGACACCTTTTCACAGAACAGCGTGTTCCCTCAGCCGGCGTTCAGCCTCCATGCAGGAgatgctcctctccctcctcacatGCACCTGATGACACGAGCAGCTCGGCTCTGGCAGGCTTCACTTGGTGTCATGCATCTCAACAGCACGCTGCTCTCTGCACTACACCCCCATCAGCACCCAGCAGGTCTGATCCTTATCATGGAGGCCTGGCTGATGGATGTGCACTCCTtcattctcctgctgcagcagctaaTGCTTAGAATGTGATGATCCAAAAGAAACACTGATGTCTTCTCTGTCATTAATAAGGTGTAGTCAACATCTgcctccctcaccctcctcctcctccctcaggtcTGTTGTTTCCAGCGTCTGGACAATGCGACTAAATGGGTGTGCACACTGCCACCCAACCCCCCCATCACCACCATCTCTCCTCATCCCATCCCCGGCTTGTCTCTGTCGGTCCGTCTGTCACACATGTGCAGGATTCACGGTCTGATTCCCGAACCACCGAGAGCATCTAGTCACAGCGAAACAATGGTCGCCgctggctaacgttagctccCATTAGCACGAAGCTAGCCGtgtgtcccctcctcctcctccctccattaGAACAAGATGCTGTAAATCTCATCATCCAGGTGACGATGACACGCAGGTGTGATATTTTAACAAAGAACCAAGCAGCGGGTTTAAAAACCGATAAAGCTTTAGTTAGCGAACGCCTGCTAATGAAACAAGGGGGTCAGGACCCGGCTGTGCAGACTGGTATTTTGGTGAGTACGCCCCAGATGTGACCCTCACTCACAAACGCCACCAAGCTTGAGGTTTTCACTTTAATAGAAACTCGgtgttttatttagatgtggCAGCGATGCTAGCAGGGTGGTTCTCGCCCGTGTTCCGCCGCGCTGCCCCCAGCTCCGGGCAGCTGTGCCGGGGGATGGTCCCGTCTCCACAGCCGCCGACACAGAGGCACCGCAAAGAGGCGCCTCTGCTGCCATTCATTAAAACCATCACACCACTGGCAGCATGGTGAATTAAACCAGTACAGAGCTTTCGAACCAGGCTACAGTGTTAAAACATCCTCCTTCGATCGGACACTGCTCTACATCCACGGTTCGGTTTAAGCTAAGCTAACGCTGCTAGCCGCGGTGGAGCCCCGCCAGCTGACGCCAGTGCAGACATTTCCACCCAACGGGGTTTGGGCTGCTCCCGCTCCCGAGCGACGGATGCTGCACGGCCCCGATCCACGCGTCACATGGAGAAAACGCACAACGCTCCgaagacttttattttattgaaaaattatGTTTCTTACCTCCTCCTAAATCTATGCACGATTCTCTCACgcacggggagggggggaatcAATCACAACACATGGATGTGGTGGTAGAGTCGCGCCCTTATCCTGCAGGACGTTGCTCTGGTGTCTCCACAGAAAACAGCCCAGCCGCTTTGCTCTGATTCCCCCTCACTGTCCGCAGACCCCCTGTTCCttattctcttttttgttttgtttaactcGAGTGGTGCTTCAGGACGCCGGTGCACGAATGGAGCATCCCCTGTCCGCTCCTCACCTGCGGTAGAAGACTAGCAATCGTCTATTCTCATCGTTATTAAATTCAATAGGCTACTGTGGAAACCAGCTACTGCACATGCGCAAAAGAAGAAGtcagattccccccccccccctcttcggGGATGGGTCTTCAGGGAAGCTCGAGTTCCTTCACATGTcatcttcctgtctgtttttctaaataCATCCTCTGACTCTGGTCATCGCACACAGATCTGTTGAATTGTGCATTTAGGAGCCAGCAGCATCTTTTGAGTCAGGGTCCTTgttcccctcccccctctgtccAATCCAATCCCATCCCCACCCCAGCCTGTCCTCTCCATTCACAAtaaagaacccccccccacccccacccaaaCATCACACACGTTCAGGAGAATCAGCTGTCAACATTTACCTGTTTGCCTTGCCAGGAATTGGGGCAGGTGCAATATTCAACTCACTTTGATTCTGTGTTGTAATTCTGGGTCTTACACAATATGTCcctgtgtgatgtttttgttgtttgttgcacaatgttctgttctgcagctgctgtagccCTTGAGCCCAAGTAAAATGTCCCCATGGGGACATTaaagtatatttgatttaatatttgatgttgtTTCAAATTATATTTGCACTCCTTGGCTGAATTGTAAAGCTACAGGAGTTTATTCCACAGATTCTCACATTTTGACCTGATGTTTAAATGTGATTACAGATAAAGGTCACATGTTTCTAATTTGGTATTAGACACATATTGAGGTTAAATTATTCagttcttttaaataaattacaaaaactcAGATGGGATTTGAATGGTAATGAAAGATGAAGATCAGTGCTGGAGAAATAGACGACCAAAAACAAGTGCAACCATTATGtctataaaatatgaattaatagATTTTATCCATGCTTAATGTGCTGCATGTGCAAATCAGTCAAATTTCTCCCACCATTATTCTCATATACCGTAATGGAACCTTTACTTCTCTAAATGTTTCCGTCAGTGTCTGAATACATAGTTCAACCTCTTAACATGCATCAAGTGATTATTGGCACGTCCTTAAGTTGAAGCAAGCATCCAGCCAATTAAACCCCACAAATAAACTCAATTAACACGACCTCCACTACAACATGAAGTGCTGATGTTGAGGCATGTTTCCTTTTTGGCTTTGAATGGCTTTGAAACagcatttaaataaagttgattcAAACTTGAATTACCGCAGCTGAGATTGTGACTATAAAGTAAAGtaagaaaaataattcaatcAAAGGGTGTTGGATATTAGTTAGTGTTGAATACACAATCTGTAAGTGTAACTGTAAAACTGTTGTCAAGCAAGCATTGAAGTTGATTCTTTACATTAGAAACAAGCATGAGAAGATAATTCCTTCTCAAGCTCccatttaattgatttttttccagcACTTTGAATCATATCtcacttctcttcctctttctctcttctgcaAGGTCAAGAATTAACTTTCAAAAACTCACCACAGATAAGACCTGTAAGTGTTATTGATTCATGGATTTCAACAGCTACTGAGCTCGTATGTCAGCAGATCATATATGACACCTGAGTAGACCTTCTGTTGTGGAACACATGATGAAAAGCTAGTACGTTGACCTTGAGTTGGATTCTATTTAGGTTGGTGTGCACACGTGTGATATGATAATGTGGTTCAAGTTACTGAGAGATTATTTCAAAATCTTGTATCTAAAATATACGCATTTTAAAAGCTATATGTATATTGTAAACAAAGAGATGGGACATTTAGCGGAAATAAACCACATGTATTTGCTTATTTCTTAACCTGCTTGATTCTATGGGAGAGGATCCTGGAGCCTGCCTCAGTGTGAATTAGCAGAAGCTGAGAAAACATCATGGACAGTTTCCAAGAATGTCAAATCGGTAATTAGGATGGATGAAAACATTAATACTTTAATTTACACTTAGCAGTGAATGAGAATGTAAAGAGCTGCACATGTTTTGAATGCAGGAACAAATGAAGGTGAACAGGGGCTGAGATTTATAAGATCAACTGATTGACTCAGTGACAGGAATATgaaacatgaattattttctcctATCTTCAGCAAATGCTACTGAGGCATCGTTGAACCATGTGAAAAATGTTGTCTGGGAAAATCCTCGTTTggtgttttattaaattactCTCGCGAccagacaagaaaaacaaggcTCTTAATAGAATTTAGTTAAAAAAGTTTAGATGTCATGTTTTATGTAACTGAGATCCTGTTGTTACCTCACTGACAGCGTTGTTGCATTTCTTTCATTGAGCGTGAACACATCAGCTGCTTTGAGTTAAgaacaacaaaaactaaaatatcagCAAAAACAGAACTTTTCTGATACTATTAGATTAGCATTAGCATCCATGTGGACTTGTCAAGTCAAACATTCACTTACTGCTCAGAAGTGTCAGGCTCTTTAGAAGCTAAATGCTCAACTAGCTTCACCAGCAGTCTGTCTGGTTCTGGGCGAGTAGTAAACAGAGGGTTTatctaaactttatttttctgccTGAGTGTTGAAACCTAACCAGAACAATACATTGCTGCTTCAGTCCTAAGTCCTTACCCTTTTTTGGAGGTGGTTGCACTTCCTGTGGTCTCTCTTTGGATCTCTTGGGTACATCAAAGGCGTTCTTTATTTGGGACACTTTCACACTTGGACCCTGCTCTGCCACTCGAACCTCAGCTTTGACCCCTTCAGGTTTGACCCGGCCCGGATGTCTCTTCATTTGATTTGCCTCCTTGACGATTTCTGACACAGGCTTGTAGGAGCCCACCCCACTGTCGTGTCCTGCGTCCCAATCACCACCGGGAACCGTCTCATCTTTACGGTATCTGTAGTTAGCTTGGCTGTCGTTGCTGTCCTGTGTGTTGACCTTCTCATAAAGGGGCTCGGGGTAGATTTCTCTTCTCCTTGAGCAAGCAGGTCTCGGTCTCTGGACTTCTACGTCGTATACGACCTCTGGCATGTGTAGACTTTCCGTGGATGTAAAgggatttgagttttttttcgCAACAGGAGGAGGCGAGCTGTTATAGCTGGATCGCCTCCTCAGGGATGTTCTCCTCTTCGACATGTCCAGGTTTTGCAGCTCTCTGTCCGAAGACAGGTTTGCCATGCGCGCACAGTAGTCGTAGTCGATCATATCGGTGTACTGATCATCCACGCGTCCGAGTAGACGATGTTGACACGGCTCAAGGTCAACCGAGAGCCGGCGCATGTTGGTTGGCGCGATGTAGGTGCCTCTTTCGTCCCACAGCAAACACATGTCCTGGTTAGTTGGTGCGTTAACTGGAAAGtctttgttaaaatgaaaagtgtgtCTTCTCTTGGCCTTCTCCTCAGAATGCAGATGAGCTTTGGTTCTTCTTTGCACATCAGTGGACATTAATTGTGCAGTTTTGAGCTTTATCATTGGGTTTTTAGGCTTTTTGGGGACCGGCGGAGGTGGACCTTTAACTTTGGGCTTTTCCTTTGGCATAGACTCATCTTTGGAATCGCATGAGGTGGGCACCTGTGAGCTGGCCACGCTTGTGTCgttttgtgtttccactgttgtgTCTTTCTTCGTCAACAAATGAGTGAAAGGTGGGGGCGTCACCACGGCCGAGAAAAAAACGagctccctctccttctttgAGTTTGCTACCTGTATCTCTTCATGGCAGGCTTCATTCCCTGGCAGCGGAAGAGGAGGGATCGCATCACATTGCTCCAGTGAAAATGAGAGATGGTCTCGCTGTGGTATTTCAGATCTCATGGCCTTGGCCTTTGGGGGGTGCGAGTCGGCTGCTCTTCTTAATGCTCGGTCATCCTCTTTCTTAGTGCATGAACTGACAGGACCCGCTTTAGATCTCTTAGAAACAGCATCAGCAAACCTGTTCAGAAAGGATTTTTCGACTTTAGTTTTTTGTACATCAAATCCAGAACGGTGGCCCTCCTTATTCTCCCCAGCCTGCTCTCCCTGTGCATTCAAGCAACCGGCATCCTCAGGCATGTTTCCCATTAACCCACTGCTGTTGTTttgctccctctctgctttgCCTCTCCCAGTTGTCCCAGCGTGGGCAGCCGCCGAATGACTGACTCCTTTTAGCTGACACCTGCTGCCTGTCACTTCAGCCAAACGTTGACCCATTTCACTCTCCGGACAGGCAGCGGGTGAACTTCCAGCACGTGCTTCCACACTCTCAGCCGTCACTAAACGCACGTCAGACGttcttctgcttttattttcGCAACATGTCCCTTGAGGGTTATTCCTGGAAGGTTGGGAAAGGTTATCGTCACAGTGAGTTGATGAAGCCTCAACTCTTCTTTTAGTGGGTGATTGAAGGTTCTCTGTTTTCATCCTAGCACCAAAAGGATAATTTTCTCCATCAGAAGACGTCCAGGTTTCATCCCTCTCAAGCACCACAAAGTCCTCGTCGTTGGTGGGATCACCTGAGGCTGGTACACCCCTGCTTCGAGTGTCGGGATCTAACTTGCTGCAGCCAGTTTCGGATTTCCTCCCATTTCCATTCTCCTCCATAGCCTTGGTCCTCGTAAAGACCACAGCGTCACTCTCAGAGCCTTGTTTCTGGATTAAAGCTTGTCTGCTGTCTTGAGGATTCCGAACAGTTCTTGACTCCTCGACAGTTTGTGTGACACTCCGgctctccctgtctccacccACCCACTTTCCTCTGGTGTTGAAAGGGTGCTGCTGTTGACACAGAGGCCTGATTGGCTGCCCAGTTTGGGAGTCTGTACGTGCAGCAGTGACTGAGTGCCCCCCTGCGTGCCTGGTCGCCAGGCCACTGACATTGCTCCCACTAATCCCATCAATACTCGGAGGGGTCGCAAAACTGCAGTTGTCCTGATCCGTGATCTCATCTCGCGCTCTTGCCTCCGGCTGTTCTGTCTCTCCAGTTTGCTCCGAACATTCTGAAGTAGTGTGCGACTCTTCGTCCTTTTCCGACAGCCTCTCCAGCTTCTGGCCCATGGTCGTTGTTCGGTCTTAGCAttaggaaaagagagagacaaatgtCAAGACACAGCGGCGTATTTATAGTAGCCTAATAAGGATGGCGTTCCTCCCAGTCCTAATGAAATTAAACCACATAACAGACACTGCTGTCCATCTTTGACTATCGTGAATATTTCTCTATTTTTGTATATTCATCTATATGGCTTACACTTGCCCTCCCATGGCCTCTATGCCTATCTCCCCCCCATTCTGTCACAAAGGAATGCTGCGGTTGCTATAATTAAAGGTCCGACTGCTGCCAGTGAGTCAGTAGGCCAAAAAGGAAACGGGACAAGTGAGATAAGCGATCGACCGCTAGGTGCCAAGGTCAAATATAATGCCCAGAGAAAAATGCGTTCTCATAACTACTTAAAAATACATGGACGAGACATTTTGAGATGTATATTCTTCAAGTCTTCAATTACATCAAAGTCTTGTTTATCAGGATTTTTGAATTTGATACAAACATGCCTCTTCAGAGCCAGCGCAGTGTGGAACATCACGCACTGTCAATTACCGGTTTGGAGACAAGGTTTCTTTGTGCGCTGTGCGCCTCCCTTCAAACTATCTCAATGTTTATGATTGTTTTGGTTACGGCCGGGTCTATAGAAAGGTCACCTGGAATACGTGATGCAAGTCACAAGTCCCTTGACTGCTGAACCGAGCTGTTTGTGCGAAGCCTGGTGAGATTTTAACCACCGACATGACGGATGGTGGAGGAGAGATTATTACAAAGGGAAAACGGCTCAACAGGCTTTAAAGTGACATTTGGAATCAGGAGTATTTTTAGGCTGCAAAAACACAACTAAAGGGACTGCTCCTGTTCACATAACTTAACCCAACAGTCGCTTTAGGATCATGTTGAATCCTAAAATGCCACATTTCCTCCTAAAGAGCTGTTGGTTTCAGGAGTTGAGAAGTGAGTGAGGAAAGAGAGGTGACAGAACCTCTTCACCCCTCAACTGCAATCATGTGCTCCGCTGCCTGTGGCATTTGAAGCACAAGAAGTGCTGAGTGACACTTGTCAGTCCATTTCATGAACATACTTGTCCACAGcgcataaataaaatgattaccCTTGATATTTATTGGCTCCTTTttaatctataaataaataatctataaAAAAACTATATCTATGTATAGTGATCCAGCTTTGACATCTGAGCACCACACGCTGTAATTGATAACAGTTAGTTAACAGTTATGGATAAATGGttcaaatgcaaaataaaagtattagATAAGAGTTTAAGATGATGgatgaaatacaaaatataagcAATAGTTAATGGTTTGTTACAATTGACAGATGAACGTTTTAAGtattaaaatgatattaaaaGCTTAAAGATTTGTTGGCTAGAAATAATTTATAAATGGTTAGTTTAACTTAAAGCAATCATTGAGTTCATctgacagtgtgtttgtgcttctgcGAAaggcacaacacaaacacacactaatagAATTTACAGAACATGTAACAATAGGCTTGTCCTTCAGCAGCGATTGTTTTGTCATGACACAGACTGGTTTTAGGATATGATGTTGCTCACATTGATCCAACGCTTGACAGACACGTGCGCTTGAAGCTTTAGTGTAACTTGTTGTGTTATTTCGGGATGGATGTGTTTACAATAGCAGCATTAGAGGTCATCTATTCCCCTGGTTCTGTgaatcccccaccccccccgcctcgttctccctctctccttacATCACTCGTTCTTGTGCATCTCATGCTTTTAataccaaacacacactttataaGAGACTTGTGACACAGAGTGCACCAACTATTAGCCCAGTCAA
This genomic window contains:
- the LOC133975301 gene encoding uncharacterized protein LOC133975301 isoform X1; this translates as MEENGNGRKSETGCSKLDPDTRSRGVPASGDPTNDEDFVVLERDETWTSSDGENYPFGARMKTENLQSPTKRRVEASSTHCDDNLSQPSRNNPQGTCCENKSRRTSDVRLVTAESVEARAGSSPAACPESEMGQRLAEVTGSRCQLKGVSHSAAAHAGTTGRGKAEREQNNSSGLMGNMPEDAGCLNAQGEQAGENKEGHRSGFDVQKTKVEKSFLNRFADAVSKRSKAGPVSSCTKKEDDRALRRAADSHPPKAKAMRSEIPQRDHLSFSLEQCDAIPPLPLPGNEACHEEIQVANSKKERELVFFSAVVTPPPFTHLLTKKDTTVETQNDTSVASSQVPTSCDSKDESMPKEKPKVKGPPPPVPKKPKNPMIKLKTAQLMSTDVQRRTKAHLHSEEKAKRRHTFHFNKDFPVNAPTNQDMCLLWDERGTYIAPTNMRRLSVDLEPCQHRLLGRVDDQYTDMIDYDYCARMANLSSDRELQNLDMSKRRTSLRRRSSYNSSPPPVAKKNSNPFTSTESLHMPEVVYDVEVQRPRPACSRRREIYPEPLYEKVNTQDSNDSQANYRYRKDETVPGGDWDAGHDSGVGSYKPVSEIVKEANQMKRHPGRVKPEGVKAEVRVAEQGPSVKVSQIKNAFDVPKRSKERPQEVQPPPKKDMLRRVVRQSKFRHVFGQAQRNDQCYDDIRVSRVTWDSSFCAVNPKFVAIIIDASGGGAFLVLPLQKTGRIDKVYPTVCGHTGPVLDIDWCPHNDLVIASGSEDCTVMVWQIPENGLENPLSEPVVVLEGHSKRVGIVSWHPTARNVLLSAGCDNQIIIWNVGTGQAMINLEDMHPDVIFSVSWNRNGSLLCTACKDKKVRVIDPRKKKIVTEKDKAHEGARPMRAIFLADGKLLTTGFSRMSERQLALWKSDNMDEPINVQEMDTSNGVLLPFYDPDTSVVYLCGKGDSSIRYFEITDEAPFVHYLSTFSTKEPQRGMGYMPKRGLDVNKCEIARFYKLHERKCEPIIMTVPRKSDLFQDDLYPDTAGPDPALEAEGWFAGKNGGPILISLKDGYVSTKARDLKVVKTNALETKAAPKVENTPTVQKHVPAPPSAQKMEDKLEEVLREFKSLRDRVILQDRRIARLEDQVAKVSM
- the LOC133975301 gene encoding uncharacterized protein LOC133975301 isoform X2 encodes the protein MEENGNGRKSETGCSKLDPDTRSRGVPASGDPTNDEDFVVLERDETWTSSDGENYPFGARMKTENLQSPTKRRVEASSTHCDDNLSQPSRNNPQGTCCENKSRRTSDVRLVTAESVEARAGSSPAACPESEMGQRLAEVTGSRCQLKGVSHSAAAHAGTTGRGKAEREQNNSSGLMGNMPEDAGCLNAQGEQAGENKEGHRSGFDVQKTKVEKSFLNRFADAVSKRSKAGPVSSCTKKEDDRALRRAADSHPPKAKAMRSEIPQRDHLSFSLEQCDAIPPLPLPGNEACHEEIQVANSKKERELVFFSAVVTPPPFTHLLTKKDTTVETQNDTSVASSQVPTSCDSKDESMPKEKPKVKGPPPPVPKKPKNPMIKLKTAQLMSTDVQRRTKAHLHSEEKAKRRHTFHFNKDFPVNAPTNQDMCLLWDERGTYIAPTNMRRLSVDLEPCQHRLLGRVDDQYTDMIDYDYCARMANLSSDRELQNLDMSKRRTSLRRRSSYNSSPPPVAKKNSNPFTSTESLHMPEVVYDVEVQRPRPACSRRREIYPEPLYEKVNTQDSNDSQANYRYRKDETVPGGDWDAGHDSGVGSYKPVSEIVKEANQMKRHPGRVKPEGVKAEVRVAEQGPSVKVSQIKNAFDVPKRSKERPQEVQPPPKKDMLRRVVRQSKFRHVFGQAQRNDQCYDDIRVSRVTWDSSFCAVNPKFVAIIIDASGGGAFLVLPLQKTGRIDKVYPTVCGHTGPVLDIDWCPHNDLVIASGSEDCTVMVWQIPENGLENPLSEPVVVLEGHSKRVGIVSWHPTARNVLLSAGCDNQIIIWNVGTGQAMINLEDMHPDVIFSVSWNRNGSLLCTACKDKKVRVIDPRKKKIVTEKDKAHEGARPMRAIFLADGKLLTTGFSRMSERQLALWKSDNMDEPINVQEMDTSNGVLLPFYDPDTSVVYLCGKGDSSIRYFEITDEAPFVHYLSTFSTKEPQRGMGYMPKRGLDVNKCEIARFYKLHERKCEPIIMTVPRKSDLFQDDLYPDTAGPDPALEAEGWFAGKNGGPILISLKDGYVSTKARDLKVVKTNALETKAAPKVENTPTVQKHVPAPPSAKMEDKLEEVLREFKSLRDRVILQDRRIARLEDQVAKVSM